Proteins encoded by one window of Hylaeus volcanicus isolate JK05 chromosome 7, UHH_iyHylVolc1.0_haploid, whole genome shotgun sequence:
- the LOC128879156 gene encoding pleckstrin homology domain-containing family G member 3 isoform X3, which yields MGSEAETEATGANVDSDESDSWEKFFGSSTDLVPQMLGMYDELSRRGNGYDHVVLPPELQKRFSLVSQSHRGSIFDQFCPEITKTQPEDAMNDQRGTESNMNFVVELIGREKEDNVYETVNGQQEDRNDCAIVEKPYRRESNGLTPLRYNRRCRNAGRPLSGSSVASSTSSSGCSNQGNACNVNPYLASVESLADTCASSQGSGDSGVVTVSETNCRIGNDGSGQRRNSTDNDSPFYRPRYCDPHRNPMERVLLEIVDTEAKYVEHLRQIIQGYLICWRNDQASFAHRMQLSDLFSNIEDIFEFNREFLKEIEKCGLDPVCMANTFIKHNSGFKVYTEYCTNYPRTVSVLTDLMSREETANAFRERQAALGHALPLGSFLLKPVQRILKYHLLLENLSKEYGADCESRENEAKGRKAIEAALAAMTGIAKHINAMKRRHEHAVRVQEIQSLLYGWPGPDLTTSGELVAEGRFRMLGAKAPRHAFLFDRMLLLTKKKEDGLLVYKAHIMCSNLMLIESIPGEPFSFHVIPFDNPRLQYTLQARNLEQKREWTFQIKRVILENYNAVIPSHARQLVLQLGQTQPEDDALADRGSGKRQYAAPPEYLEKRKQEKERRRSETGLRQKLKKGGRKSETTTEDSPASPRKNQNEDSSINDSREQGLRASDGRGSKVKDRFTGWRRKSEPGFQSYVCLNHSDEEQKEDIGDTGSATVETECAIIENEKQRTNSIPNVRQQQRFTKHRSADTSDESDSENANYNTDTSKNNRMARLRAAQHDKRVRANNTLNSLSSSRDHQPKLQPFYDNLTKHENNKSAESSSKNKINHIQEKKALFEGVKRPSIFTESKIIKTALRIRENSTSRSEEVAQTPVSKETEVPNAENDKRTDLEQSDSGQRTNDQEVTEPSKGFEGRKTDERKAFHDSLRQASGDKSGGHGAIRVVVPAARKNCHVPDYRLGVLDFLLFLG from the exons gctCGAGCACGGACCTGGTACCTCAAATGCTGGGTATGTACGACGAGCTCTCGCGTCGCGGTAATGGATACGATCATGTAGTCCTGCCACCAGAGCTTCAGAAACGATTCAGCCTGGTGTCCCAGTCTCATCGGGGCTCCATATTCGATCAGTTCTGTCCGGAGATAACGAAGACCCAGCCGGAGGACGCGATGAACGATCAACGAGGTACGGAGAGCAACATGAACTTCGTGGTCGAGCTGATCGGGCGAGAGAAGGAGGACAACGTTTACGAGACGGTGAACGGCCAGCAGGAGGATCGAAACGACTGCGCGATCGTGGAGAAGCCATATCGTCGAGAGAGCAACGGACTGACGCCATTGAGGTACAACAGACGATGCAGAAACGCCGGCAGACCTCTGTCTGGAAGCTCGGTGGCGTCCAGCACCTCCTCCAGTGGATGCAGCAATCAAGGGAACGCGTGCAACGTCAATCCTTATTTGGCGTCCGTCGAGTCCCTGGCCGACACTTGCGCCAGTTCTCAAG GTTCTGGGGACAGCGGAGTGGTGACGGTTTCAGAGACGAACTGCAGAATCGGAAACGATGGCAGCGGTCAACGACGAAACAGCACGGATAACGATTCGCCATTCTACAGGCCGCGTTACTGTGATCCCCATCGAAATCCCATGGAAAGGGTGCTCCTTGAAATAGTCGACACAGAAGCGAAATACGTGGAGCATTTACGACAAATTATCCAA GGTTACCTTATATGTTGGAGAAACGATCAGGCATCGTTTGCGCATCGAATGCAACTGAGTGACTTATTTAGTAATATCGAGGATATCTTCGAGTTCAACAG AGAGTTCCTTAAAGAAATAGAGAAGTGTGGCTTGGATCCTGTTTGCATGGCAAACACATTTATAAAGCACAATTCAGGATTCAAAGTGTACACCGAGTACTGCACCAATTACCCGAG GACAGTTTCTGTTTTGACGGATTTAATGAGTCGAGAAGAGACTGCGAACGCATTTCGGGAAAGGCAAGCGGCTTTGGGACACGCGTTACCCCTTGGATCGTTTCTTCTCAAGCCGGTTCAGAGGATTCTCAAGTACCATTTGCTTCTGGAG AACTTGTCGAAGGAGTACGGAGCGGACTGCGAGTCGAGAGAAAATGAGGCTAAAGGTAGGAAAGCGATCGAAGCGGCGTTAGCAGCGATGACTGGCATTGCGAAGCATATTAACGCTATGAAACGAAGACATGAGCACGCGGTGCGTGTTCAAGAGATTCAGTCGCTCCTGTATGGTTGGCCCGGTCCAGATTTAACCACAAGCGGCGAACTAGTGGCGGAAGGACGATTCAGAATGTTGGGGGCGAAAGCTCCTAGGCATGCTTTCTTGTTCGACCGTATGCTTCTTCTTACCAAGAAGAAGGAGGATGGACTTCTAGTCTACAAGGCTCACATCATG TGTTCAAACTTAATGCTGATCGAAAGCATACCAGGAGAACCATTCAGCTTCCATGTTATTCCCTTCGACAATCCTCGACTGCAATACACCTTACAG gCGCGAAACTTAGAACAGAAGAGAGAATGGACTTTCCAGATAAAAAGGGTGATTCTCGAAAACTACAACGCCGTCATACCTTCCCACGCTAGACAGTTGGTCTTGCAATTAGGCCAGACGCAACCCGAGg ATGACGCACTGGCAGACAGAGGATCGGGGAAGAGGCAGTACGCTGCACCTCCGGAGTATTTAGAGAAGCGTAAACAAGAGAAGGAAAGACGAAGGTCGGAAACTGGACTTAGGCAGAAGTTGAAGAAAGGTGGCAGAAAGTCTGAGACTACAACTGAG GATTCTCCAGCATCGCCAAGAAAAAACCAGAACGAGGATTCGAGCATAAACGATTCCAGAGAACAGGGTCTTAGAGCTTCAGATGGACGGGGGTCGAAAGTCAAG gATCGCTTCACCGGTTGGAGAAGGAAGTCAGAGCCAGGTTTCCAGTCATACGTCTGTCTTAATCACTCCGACGAGGAGCAAAAGGAGGACATAGGTGACACGGGATCAGCCACAGTCGAAACAGAGTGCGCTATAATCGAGAACGAAAAGCAGCGAACGAACAGCATACCGAACGTCAGGCAGCAGCAACGTTTTACCAAGCACCGATCCGCCGATACGTCCGACGAAAGTGACTCTGAGAACGCCAACTACAACACCGACACCTCCAAGAACAACAGGATGGCGCGTCTTCGCGCTGCCCAACACGACAAACGCGTGAGAGCGAACAACACCTTGAACTCGTTGTCCTCTTCGCGGGACCATCAGCCGAAGCTGCAGCCATTTTACGATAACCTCACGAAACACGAGAACAACAAATCAGCTGAAAGTAGCtcaaagaacaaaattaaccACATTCAGGAAAAGAAAGCCTTGTTCGAAGGCGTGAAAAGGCCGAGTATCTTCACGGAAAGCAAGATCATCAAGACCGCCCTGAGGATAAGAGAGAATTCGACCTCCAGAAGCGAGGAAGTAGCTCAGACGCCAGTCTCAAAGGAAACCGAGGTCCCAAACGCAGAGAACGATAAGAGGACAGATCTAGAGCAATCCGATTCAGGACAGAGAACGAATGACCAGGAGGTCACGGAACCTAGCAAAGGCTTCG AGGGACGGAAAACCGATGAGCGAAAGGCCTTTCACGATAGCCTCAGACAAGCCAGCGGAGATAAATCTGGAGGACATGGAGCGATACGCGTCGTCGTGCCAGCCGCAAGGAAGAATTGCCATGTTCCCGACTACCGTCTCGGGGTCCTCGACTTTCTTCTGTTCCTTGGATGA
- the LOC128879156 gene encoding uncharacterized protein LOC128879156 isoform X1, producing the protein MGSEAETEATGANVDSDESDSWEKFFGSSTDLVPQMLGMYDELSRRGNGYDHVVLPPELQKRFSLVSQSHRGSIFDQFCPEITKTQPEDAMNDQRGTESNMNFVVELIGREKEDNVYETVNGQQEDRNDCAIVEKPYRRESNGLTPLRYNRRCRNAGRPLSGSSVASSTSSSGCSNQGNACNVNPYLASVESLADTCASSQGSGDSGVVTVSETNCRIGNDGSGQRRNSTDNDSPFYRPRYCDPHRNPMERVLLEIVDTEAKYVEHLRQIIQGYLICWRNDQASFAHRMQLSDLFSNIEDIFEFNREFLKEIEKCGLDPVCMANTFIKHNSGFKVYTEYCTNYPRTVSVLTDLMSREETANAFRERQAALGHALPLGSFLLKPVQRILKYHLLLENLSKEYGADCESRENEAKGRKAIEAALAAMTGIAKHINAMKRRHEHAVRVQEIQSLLYGWPGPDLTTSGELVAEGRFRMLGAKAPRHAFLFDRMLLLTKKKEDGLLVYKAHIMCSNLMLIESIPGEPFSFHVIPFDNPRLQYTLQARNLEQKREWTFQIKRVILENYNAVIPSHARQLVLQLGQTQPEDDALADRGSGKRQYAAPPEYLEKRKQEKERRRSETGLRQKLKKGGRKSETTTEDSPASPRKNQNEDSSINDSREQGLRASDGRGSKVKDRFTGWRRKSEPGFQSYVCLNHSDEEQKEDIGDTGSATVETECAIIENEKQRTNSIPNVRQQQRFTKHRSADTSDESDSENANYNTDTSKNNRMARLRAAQHDKRVRANNTLNSLSSSRDHQPKLQPFYDNLTKHENNKSAESSSKNKINHIQEKKALFEGVKRPSIFTESKIIKTALRIRENSTSRSEEVAQTPVSKETEVPNAENDKRTDLEQSDSGQRTNDQEVTEPSKGFGNYDNLQHVWVGLQEKEDLGNDSPTLPVVWLTKRCEGLPTSPQKCGSLPRSFQINPNCTQNVTKSRFLQRDGKPMSERPFTIASDKPAEINLEDMERYASSCQPQGRIAMFPTTVSGSSTFFCSLDDTLTDAYSELHVSSTTANIHPDHKIYRANATGSATLFKNVLSRAGNRLQGLRNTMSTETLECSEEIERTKYFRSLSTGKLKKKGKLKHSRESSSDVEELIGCTARVSDPRVPSLYYKQGSSGLGARIAQSDYADPTILFSESKRAGQPASNVAKATQEKEDEESLENRESETDSFYEKSFETIENYVDADVDDMFRDSAIFSDIEDVLVIRPFSNQSAEEALVSRPLSNHDTEESFKSKVAPPVPAKKRAESMGLVNSVTTKYRPSVAQKPDYLKAKSVFLKGQQELDCKVSRKSPVAEWEAYRYPKVSLLSNGVGKGGEDRDDVSAGQSQAGWVMKIVGQLQGHVET; encoded by the exons gctCGAGCACGGACCTGGTACCTCAAATGCTGGGTATGTACGACGAGCTCTCGCGTCGCGGTAATGGATACGATCATGTAGTCCTGCCACCAGAGCTTCAGAAACGATTCAGCCTGGTGTCCCAGTCTCATCGGGGCTCCATATTCGATCAGTTCTGTCCGGAGATAACGAAGACCCAGCCGGAGGACGCGATGAACGATCAACGAGGTACGGAGAGCAACATGAACTTCGTGGTCGAGCTGATCGGGCGAGAGAAGGAGGACAACGTTTACGAGACGGTGAACGGCCAGCAGGAGGATCGAAACGACTGCGCGATCGTGGAGAAGCCATATCGTCGAGAGAGCAACGGACTGACGCCATTGAGGTACAACAGACGATGCAGAAACGCCGGCAGACCTCTGTCTGGAAGCTCGGTGGCGTCCAGCACCTCCTCCAGTGGATGCAGCAATCAAGGGAACGCGTGCAACGTCAATCCTTATTTGGCGTCCGTCGAGTCCCTGGCCGACACTTGCGCCAGTTCTCAAG GTTCTGGGGACAGCGGAGTGGTGACGGTTTCAGAGACGAACTGCAGAATCGGAAACGATGGCAGCGGTCAACGACGAAACAGCACGGATAACGATTCGCCATTCTACAGGCCGCGTTACTGTGATCCCCATCGAAATCCCATGGAAAGGGTGCTCCTTGAAATAGTCGACACAGAAGCGAAATACGTGGAGCATTTACGACAAATTATCCAA GGTTACCTTATATGTTGGAGAAACGATCAGGCATCGTTTGCGCATCGAATGCAACTGAGTGACTTATTTAGTAATATCGAGGATATCTTCGAGTTCAACAG AGAGTTCCTTAAAGAAATAGAGAAGTGTGGCTTGGATCCTGTTTGCATGGCAAACACATTTATAAAGCACAATTCAGGATTCAAAGTGTACACCGAGTACTGCACCAATTACCCGAG GACAGTTTCTGTTTTGACGGATTTAATGAGTCGAGAAGAGACTGCGAACGCATTTCGGGAAAGGCAAGCGGCTTTGGGACACGCGTTACCCCTTGGATCGTTTCTTCTCAAGCCGGTTCAGAGGATTCTCAAGTACCATTTGCTTCTGGAG AACTTGTCGAAGGAGTACGGAGCGGACTGCGAGTCGAGAGAAAATGAGGCTAAAGGTAGGAAAGCGATCGAAGCGGCGTTAGCAGCGATGACTGGCATTGCGAAGCATATTAACGCTATGAAACGAAGACATGAGCACGCGGTGCGTGTTCAAGAGATTCAGTCGCTCCTGTATGGTTGGCCCGGTCCAGATTTAACCACAAGCGGCGAACTAGTGGCGGAAGGACGATTCAGAATGTTGGGGGCGAAAGCTCCTAGGCATGCTTTCTTGTTCGACCGTATGCTTCTTCTTACCAAGAAGAAGGAGGATGGACTTCTAGTCTACAAGGCTCACATCATG TGTTCAAACTTAATGCTGATCGAAAGCATACCAGGAGAACCATTCAGCTTCCATGTTATTCCCTTCGACAATCCTCGACTGCAATACACCTTACAG gCGCGAAACTTAGAACAGAAGAGAGAATGGACTTTCCAGATAAAAAGGGTGATTCTCGAAAACTACAACGCCGTCATACCTTCCCACGCTAGACAGTTGGTCTTGCAATTAGGCCAGACGCAACCCGAGg ATGACGCACTGGCAGACAGAGGATCGGGGAAGAGGCAGTACGCTGCACCTCCGGAGTATTTAGAGAAGCGTAAACAAGAGAAGGAAAGACGAAGGTCGGAAACTGGACTTAGGCAGAAGTTGAAGAAAGGTGGCAGAAAGTCTGAGACTACAACTGAG GATTCTCCAGCATCGCCAAGAAAAAACCAGAACGAGGATTCGAGCATAAACGATTCCAGAGAACAGGGTCTTAGAGCTTCAGATGGACGGGGGTCGAAAGTCAAG gATCGCTTCACCGGTTGGAGAAGGAAGTCAGAGCCAGGTTTCCAGTCATACGTCTGTCTTAATCACTCCGACGAGGAGCAAAAGGAGGACATAGGTGACACGGGATCAGCCACAGTCGAAACAGAGTGCGCTATAATCGAGAACGAAAAGCAGCGAACGAACAGCATACCGAACGTCAGGCAGCAGCAACGTTTTACCAAGCACCGATCCGCCGATACGTCCGACGAAAGTGACTCTGAGAACGCCAACTACAACACCGACACCTCCAAGAACAACAGGATGGCGCGTCTTCGCGCTGCCCAACACGACAAACGCGTGAGAGCGAACAACACCTTGAACTCGTTGTCCTCTTCGCGGGACCATCAGCCGAAGCTGCAGCCATTTTACGATAACCTCACGAAACACGAGAACAACAAATCAGCTGAAAGTAGCtcaaagaacaaaattaaccACATTCAGGAAAAGAAAGCCTTGTTCGAAGGCGTGAAAAGGCCGAGTATCTTCACGGAAAGCAAGATCATCAAGACCGCCCTGAGGATAAGAGAGAATTCGACCTCCAGAAGCGAGGAAGTAGCTCAGACGCCAGTCTCAAAGGAAACCGAGGTCCCAAACGCAGAGAACGATAAGAGGACAGATCTAGAGCAATCCGATTCAGGACAGAGAACGAATGACCAGGAGGTCACGGAACCTAGCAAAGGCTTCGGTAACTATGATAATTTGCAACACGTTTGGGTGGGCCTGCAAGAAAAGGAAGACTTGGGGAACGACAGTCCGACTCTTCCAGTGGTGTGGCTGACGAAACGCTGCGAGGGACTGCCCACGTCCCCCCAAAAGTGTGGCTCCCTTCCGCGCAGTTTTCAGATCAATCCTAACTGTACTCAAAACGTGACCAAATCACGATTCTTGCAGAGGGACGGAAAACCGATGAGCGAAAGGCCTTTCACGATAGCCTCAGACAAGCCAGCGGAGATAAATCTGGAGGACATGGAGCGATACGCGTCGTCGTGCCAGCCGCAAGGAAGAATTGCCATGTTCCCGACTACCGTCTCGGGGTCCTCGACTTTCTTCTGTTCCTTGGATGACACGCTGACGGACGCCTACTCTGAGCTCCACGTGTCCTCCACGACCGCGAACATACACCCTGATCACAAGATTTACAGGGCGAACGCGACTGGTAGCGCCACCTTATTCAAGAACGTCCTCTCGAGGGCTGGCAACCGTCTGCAGGGTCTGAGGAACACAATGAGCACGGAGACTCTGGAGTGCAGCGAGGAGATAGAACGtaccaaatattttcgttccCTGAGCACAGGTAAGTTAAAGAAGAAGGGCAAATTGAAGCACTCCAGGGAGTCCTCGTCGGACGTTGAAGAGCTGATTGGCTGCACCGCCAGGGTCTCAGACCCGAGAGTCCCTTCGCTTTACTACAAGCAAGGGAGCTCGGGTTTGGGTGCTCGTATCGCTCAGTCGGACTACGCTGACCCTACTATACTGTTCTCCGAGTCGAAACGAGCAGGTCAGCCGGCGAGCAACGTCGCTAAAGCGACACAAGAGAAGGAGGACGAGGAAAGCCTGGAGAACAGAGAGAGCGAAACGGATAGCTTCTACGAGAAGTCGTTCGAGACGATCGAGAACTACGTGGACGCAGACGTTGATGATATGTTTAGGGACAGTGCAATATTCAGCGACATAGAGGACGTTCTAGTGATCAGGCCATTTTCGAATCAGAGCGCCGAGGAGGCCCTTGTGTCGAGGCCACTTTCGAATCACGACACGGAGGAGTCTTTCAAGAGCAAAGTTGCTCCACCGGTTCCCGCGAAGAAAAGAGCAGAGTCGATGGGTTTGGTGAATTCTGTGACGACGAAATACAGGCCTAGCGTTGCTCAGAAGCCTGACTACTTAAAGGCTAAGTCTGTGTTTTTGAAGGGACAGCAGGAGTTGGACTGTAAGGTTTCGAGAAAGTCACCTGTGGCTGAGTGGGAGGCGTATCGATACCCTAAGGTTAGTTTGCTGAGTAACGGGGTGGGGAAGGGCGGTGAGGATAGGGACGACGTGTCCGCGGGACAGAGCCAAGCTGGCTGGGTGATGAAGATCGTTGGACAGCTCCAGGGCCACGTTGAAACGTAA
- the LOC128879156 gene encoding uncharacterized protein LOC128879156 isoform X2 has translation MLGMYDELSRRGNGYDHVVLPPELQKRFSLVSQSHRGSIFDQFCPEITKTQPEDAMNDQRGTESNMNFVVELIGREKEDNVYETVNGQQEDRNDCAIVEKPYRRESNGLTPLRYNRRCRNAGRPLSGSSVASSTSSSGCSNQGNACNVNPYLASVESLADTCASSQGSGDSGVVTVSETNCRIGNDGSGQRRNSTDNDSPFYRPRYCDPHRNPMERVLLEIVDTEAKYVEHLRQIIQGYLICWRNDQASFAHRMQLSDLFSNIEDIFEFNREFLKEIEKCGLDPVCMANTFIKHNSGFKVYTEYCTNYPRTVSVLTDLMSREETANAFRERQAALGHALPLGSFLLKPVQRILKYHLLLENLSKEYGADCESRENEAKGRKAIEAALAAMTGIAKHINAMKRRHEHAVRVQEIQSLLYGWPGPDLTTSGELVAEGRFRMLGAKAPRHAFLFDRMLLLTKKKEDGLLVYKAHIMCSNLMLIESIPGEPFSFHVIPFDNPRLQYTLQARNLEQKREWTFQIKRVILENYNAVIPSHARQLVLQLGQTQPEDDALADRGSGKRQYAAPPEYLEKRKQEKERRRSETGLRQKLKKGGRKSETTTEDSPASPRKNQNEDSSINDSREQGLRASDGRGSKVKDRFTGWRRKSEPGFQSYVCLNHSDEEQKEDIGDTGSATVETECAIIENEKQRTNSIPNVRQQQRFTKHRSADTSDESDSENANYNTDTSKNNRMARLRAAQHDKRVRANNTLNSLSSSRDHQPKLQPFYDNLTKHENNKSAESSSKNKINHIQEKKALFEGVKRPSIFTESKIIKTALRIRENSTSRSEEVAQTPVSKETEVPNAENDKRTDLEQSDSGQRTNDQEVTEPSKGFGNYDNLQHVWVGLQEKEDLGNDSPTLPVVWLTKRCEGLPTSPQKCGSLPRSFQINPNCTQNVTKSRFLQRDGKPMSERPFTIASDKPAEINLEDMERYASSCQPQGRIAMFPTTVSGSSTFFCSLDDTLTDAYSELHVSSTTANIHPDHKIYRANATGSATLFKNVLSRAGNRLQGLRNTMSTETLECSEEIERTKYFRSLSTGKLKKKGKLKHSRESSSDVEELIGCTARVSDPRVPSLYYKQGSSGLGARIAQSDYADPTILFSESKRAGQPASNVAKATQEKEDEESLENRESETDSFYEKSFETIENYVDADVDDMFRDSAIFSDIEDVLVIRPFSNQSAEEALVSRPLSNHDTEESFKSKVAPPVPAKKRAESMGLVNSVTTKYRPSVAQKPDYLKAKSVFLKGQQELDCKVSRKSPVAEWEAYRYPKVSLLSNGVGKGGEDRDDVSAGQSQAGWVMKIVGQLQGHVET, from the exons ATGCTGGGTATGTACGACGAGCTCTCGCGTCGCGGTAATGGATACGATCATGTAGTCCTGCCACCAGAGCTTCAGAAACGATTCAGCCTGGTGTCCCAGTCTCATCGGGGCTCCATATTCGATCAGTTCTGTCCGGAGATAACGAAGACCCAGCCGGAGGACGCGATGAACGATCAACGAGGTACGGAGAGCAACATGAACTTCGTGGTCGAGCTGATCGGGCGAGAGAAGGAGGACAACGTTTACGAGACGGTGAACGGCCAGCAGGAGGATCGAAACGACTGCGCGATCGTGGAGAAGCCATATCGTCGAGAGAGCAACGGACTGACGCCATTGAGGTACAACAGACGATGCAGAAACGCCGGCAGACCTCTGTCTGGAAGCTCGGTGGCGTCCAGCACCTCCTCCAGTGGATGCAGCAATCAAGGGAACGCGTGCAACGTCAATCCTTATTTGGCGTCCGTCGAGTCCCTGGCCGACACTTGCGCCAGTTCTCAAG GTTCTGGGGACAGCGGAGTGGTGACGGTTTCAGAGACGAACTGCAGAATCGGAAACGATGGCAGCGGTCAACGACGAAACAGCACGGATAACGATTCGCCATTCTACAGGCCGCGTTACTGTGATCCCCATCGAAATCCCATGGAAAGGGTGCTCCTTGAAATAGTCGACACAGAAGCGAAATACGTGGAGCATTTACGACAAATTATCCAA GGTTACCTTATATGTTGGAGAAACGATCAGGCATCGTTTGCGCATCGAATGCAACTGAGTGACTTATTTAGTAATATCGAGGATATCTTCGAGTTCAACAG AGAGTTCCTTAAAGAAATAGAGAAGTGTGGCTTGGATCCTGTTTGCATGGCAAACACATTTATAAAGCACAATTCAGGATTCAAAGTGTACACCGAGTACTGCACCAATTACCCGAG GACAGTTTCTGTTTTGACGGATTTAATGAGTCGAGAAGAGACTGCGAACGCATTTCGGGAAAGGCAAGCGGCTTTGGGACACGCGTTACCCCTTGGATCGTTTCTTCTCAAGCCGGTTCAGAGGATTCTCAAGTACCATTTGCTTCTGGAG AACTTGTCGAAGGAGTACGGAGCGGACTGCGAGTCGAGAGAAAATGAGGCTAAAGGTAGGAAAGCGATCGAAGCGGCGTTAGCAGCGATGACTGGCATTGCGAAGCATATTAACGCTATGAAACGAAGACATGAGCACGCGGTGCGTGTTCAAGAGATTCAGTCGCTCCTGTATGGTTGGCCCGGTCCAGATTTAACCACAAGCGGCGAACTAGTGGCGGAAGGACGATTCAGAATGTTGGGGGCGAAAGCTCCTAGGCATGCTTTCTTGTTCGACCGTATGCTTCTTCTTACCAAGAAGAAGGAGGATGGACTTCTAGTCTACAAGGCTCACATCATG TGTTCAAACTTAATGCTGATCGAAAGCATACCAGGAGAACCATTCAGCTTCCATGTTATTCCCTTCGACAATCCTCGACTGCAATACACCTTACAG gCGCGAAACTTAGAACAGAAGAGAGAATGGACTTTCCAGATAAAAAGGGTGATTCTCGAAAACTACAACGCCGTCATACCTTCCCACGCTAGACAGTTGGTCTTGCAATTAGGCCAGACGCAACCCGAGg ATGACGCACTGGCAGACAGAGGATCGGGGAAGAGGCAGTACGCTGCACCTCCGGAGTATTTAGAGAAGCGTAAACAAGAGAAGGAAAGACGAAGGTCGGAAACTGGACTTAGGCAGAAGTTGAAGAAAGGTGGCAGAAAGTCTGAGACTACAACTGAG GATTCTCCAGCATCGCCAAGAAAAAACCAGAACGAGGATTCGAGCATAAACGATTCCAGAGAACAGGGTCTTAGAGCTTCAGATGGACGGGGGTCGAAAGTCAAG gATCGCTTCACCGGTTGGAGAAGGAAGTCAGAGCCAGGTTTCCAGTCATACGTCTGTCTTAATCACTCCGACGAGGAGCAAAAGGAGGACATAGGTGACACGGGATCAGCCACAGTCGAAACAGAGTGCGCTATAATCGAGAACGAAAAGCAGCGAACGAACAGCATACCGAACGTCAGGCAGCAGCAACGTTTTACCAAGCACCGATCCGCCGATACGTCCGACGAAAGTGACTCTGAGAACGCCAACTACAACACCGACACCTCCAAGAACAACAGGATGGCGCGTCTTCGCGCTGCCCAACACGACAAACGCGTGAGAGCGAACAACACCTTGAACTCGTTGTCCTCTTCGCGGGACCATCAGCCGAAGCTGCAGCCATTTTACGATAACCTCACGAAACACGAGAACAACAAATCAGCTGAAAGTAGCtcaaagaacaaaattaaccACATTCAGGAAAAGAAAGCCTTGTTCGAAGGCGTGAAAAGGCCGAGTATCTTCACGGAAAGCAAGATCATCAAGACCGCCCTGAGGATAAGAGAGAATTCGACCTCCAGAAGCGAGGAAGTAGCTCAGACGCCAGTCTCAAAGGAAACCGAGGTCCCAAACGCAGAGAACGATAAGAGGACAGATCTAGAGCAATCCGATTCAGGACAGAGAACGAATGACCAGGAGGTCACGGAACCTAGCAAAGGCTTCGGTAACTATGATAATTTGCAACACGTTTGGGTGGGCCTGCAAGAAAAGGAAGACTTGGGGAACGACAGTCCGACTCTTCCAGTGGTGTGGCTGACGAAACGCTGCGAGGGACTGCCCACGTCCCCCCAAAAGTGTGGCTCCCTTCCGCGCAGTTTTCAGATCAATCCTAACTGTACTCAAAACGTGACCAAATCACGATTCTTGCAGAGGGACGGAAAACCGATGAGCGAAAGGCCTTTCACGATAGCCTCAGACAAGCCAGCGGAGATAAATCTGGAGGACATGGAGCGATACGCGTCGTCGTGCCAGCCGCAAGGAAGAATTGCCATGTTCCCGACTACCGTCTCGGGGTCCTCGACTTTCTTCTGTTCCTTGGATGACACGCTGACGGACGCCTACTCTGAGCTCCACGTGTCCTCCACGACCGCGAACATACACCCTGATCACAAGATTTACAGGGCGAACGCGACTGGTAGCGCCACCTTATTCAAGAACGTCCTCTCGAGGGCTGGCAACCGTCTGCAGGGTCTGAGGAACACAATGAGCACGGAGACTCTGGAGTGCAGCGAGGAGATAGAACGtaccaaatattttcgttccCTGAGCACAGGTAAGTTAAAGAAGAAGGGCAAATTGAAGCACTCCAGGGAGTCCTCGTCGGACGTTGAAGAGCTGATTGGCTGCACCGCCAGGGTCTCAGACCCGAGAGTCCCTTCGCTTTACTACAAGCAAGGGAGCTCGGGTTTGGGTGCTCGTATCGCTCAGTCGGACTACGCTGACCCTACTATACTGTTCTCCGAGTCGAAACGAGCAGGTCAGCCGGCGAGCAACGTCGCTAAAGCGACACAAGAGAAGGAGGACGAGGAAAGCCTGGAGAACAGAGAGAGCGAAACGGATAGCTTCTACGAGAAGTCGTTCGAGACGATCGAGAACTACGTGGACGCAGACGTTGATGATATGTTTAGGGACAGTGCAATATTCAGCGACATAGAGGACGTTCTAGTGATCAGGCCATTTTCGAATCAGAGCGCCGAGGAGGCCCTTGTGTCGAGGCCACTTTCGAATCACGACACGGAGGAGTCTTTCAAGAGCAAAGTTGCTCCACCGGTTCCCGCGAAGAAAAGAGCAGAGTCGATGGGTTTGGTGAATTCTGTGACGACGAAATACAGGCCTAGCGTTGCTCAGAAGCCTGACTACTTAAAGGCTAAGTCTGTGTTTTTGAAGGGACAGCAGGAGTTGGACTGTAAGGTTTCGAGAAAGTCACCTGTGGCTGAGTGGGAGGCGTATCGATACCCTAAGGTTAGTTTGCTGAGTAACGGGGTGGGGAAGGGCGGTGAGGATAGGGACGACGTGTCCGCGGGACAGAGCCAAGCTGGCTGGGTGATGAAGATCGTTGGACAGCTCCAGGGCCACGTTGAAACGTAA